One window of Treponema denticola genomic DNA carries:
- a CDS encoding DUF6707 family protein, which produces MLFERIIAAHGENKIISLCKKLIKSSSFTSSADASNLCELAYWLYVIGDRENSLNVCEHTNIEIPKEINYNVWDFILWIWGLEAYIYNEEGRSNDKAFRIEQMKRVWSTPKNSNDTEEKTWSFVQKIMSRQTFETICKLKNIEEAENSGNKKTANDYRFIALYSMIGYGVTAFYPDLEKNKYELNEKIKEYIKCLRQIE; this is translated from the coding sequence ATGTTATTTGAAAGAATTATTGCGGCGCATGGTGAAAACAAAATCATCAGCCTCTGCAAGAAATTAATCAAAAGCTCTTCATTTACAAGCAGTGCTGATGCTTCTAACTTATGTGAGTTGGCATATTGGCTATATGTTATAGGTGATAGAGAAAACTCTTTAAATGTTTGTGAACATACCAACATAGAAATCCCTAAGGAGATTAATTACAATGTATGGGACTTCATACTATGGATTTGGGGCTTAGAGGCATATATTTATAATGAAGAGGGGAGAAGTAATGATAAGGCTTTTAGAATAGAACAGATGAAAAGAGTCTGGTCAACTCCTAAAAACAGTAACGACACAGAAGAAAAAACTTGGTCATTTGTTCAGAAAATAATGAGCAGGCAAACTTTTGAAACTATATGTAAGCTAAAGAATATAGAAGAAGCTGAAAATTCCGGAAATAAGAAAACTGCAAATGATTATCGATTTATTGCTCTTTATAGTATGATAGGATATGGAGTCACTGCTTTCTATCCGGATTTAGAGAAAAATAAGTATGAGTTAAATGAGAAAATTAAAGAATATATTAAGTGTTTAAGACAAATTGAATAA
- the tkt gene encoding transketolase has translation MKNELEAIALSIRSLSMDAIEKANSGHPGLPLGAAELGAALYAKILKHNPKNPDWKDRDRFVLSAGHGSMLLYSALHISGYDVSIEDIKSFRQLGSKCPGHPEYGDTPGVETTTGPLGQGISTAVGMAIAEKMLEARFNTAEHKIVDHYTYALVGEGCLMEGVSSESSSLAGHLKLGKLIVYYDENKITIDGSTDLTFTENIEERYKAYGWQVLRGSMYSFEDIERLTLESKKDERPTLIILKSVIGQGAPTVAGKNKAHGAPLGKDGIAEAKKNLLLEGKGDFYVAEEAYAFFKKRKEELALAEAEWNKTFEVWSKANPEKRKEWDLSFAKGGVDEALVKSVKLPEFKKDESLATRAASKKALNEFAKVLPNLVGGSADLEGPNAVGLDGIPAFSHQNPSGRYIYFGIREFAMGTITNGIQLHGGFRAFCATFLVFADYLRPALRLAALMKLPSIYVFTHDSIFVGEDGPTHQPIELLASLRAIPNVLVLRPADAEETGEAWKQALLHKDGPVCLILSRQNLPVLEKSDLFWRESIKNGAYIVKDVEASASGCTVGKQDRTPDVTVLATGSEVSMVVKAASLVKDKKVRVVSVMSKERFENSPKDFKHGVLGGCKKHIRVITAEAGVAQGWEGWTGCKCDNFSIERFGTSAPGAKVAEHLGFTSENLAKLIEKG, from the coding sequence ATGAAAAACGAACTGGAAGCTATTGCTCTTTCAATCAGAAGTCTTTCGATGGACGCAATCGAAAAAGCCAATTCAGGGCATCCGGGGCTCCCTTTGGGAGCAGCCGAATTGGGTGCTGCCCTGTATGCTAAAATCTTAAAACACAATCCTAAAAATCCGGATTGGAAAGACAGGGACCGCTTTGTGCTTTCTGCAGGCCACGGTTCGATGCTTTTGTATTCCGCCTTGCATATTTCAGGCTACGATGTTTCAATAGAAGATATAAAAAGTTTTAGGCAGCTTGGCTCCAAATGTCCGGGGCATCCCGAATACGGCGACACCCCGGGTGTTGAAACTACCACAGGGCCCTTGGGTCAGGGAATTTCTACAGCCGTAGGTATGGCTATTGCCGAAAAAATGCTTGAAGCCCGCTTTAACACAGCCGAGCATAAAATAGTAGACCACTATACTTATGCCCTTGTAGGGGAGGGCTGTTTGATGGAGGGCGTTTCCTCCGAAAGCTCCAGTTTGGCAGGCCACTTAAAATTAGGAAAGCTCATAGTTTATTATGATGAAAATAAGATTACTATCGACGGTTCAACCGACTTAACATTTACCGAAAACATCGAAGAAAGGTACAAGGCATACGGCTGGCAGGTATTGCGCGGTTCAATGTACTCTTTTGAAGATATTGAACGCCTGACTCTTGAATCTAAAAAAGATGAAAGGCCTACTCTTATTATCTTAAAGTCCGTTATAGGGCAGGGGGCTCCGACAGTTGCAGGCAAAAACAAGGCACACGGCGCACCCTTAGGAAAAGACGGCATTGCCGAAGCCAAGAAAAATCTTTTACTCGAAGGAAAAGGCGATTTTTATGTTGCAGAAGAGGCTTATGCTTTCTTTAAAAAGAGGAAAGAAGAACTCGCTCTTGCCGAAGCCGAATGGAATAAAACCTTTGAAGTCTGGTCAAAGGCCAATCCCGAAAAAAGAAAAGAGTGGGATCTTTCCTTTGCCAAAGGCGGAGTTGATGAAGCCCTTGTAAAATCGGTAAAGCTGCCCGAATTCAAAAAGGATGAAAGTCTTGCAACCCGTGCCGCCTCAAAAAAGGCCTTAAACGAATTTGCAAAAGTTCTTCCCAATCTTGTAGGCGGTTCTGCCGACCTGGAAGGCCCCAATGCCGTAGGCTTGGACGGAATTCCAGCCTTTTCTCATCAAAATCCTTCGGGAAGATATATTTATTTCGGTATCAGGGAATTTGCAATGGGGACAATCACAAACGGTATTCAGCTTCACGGAGGTTTTAGGGCATTTTGTGCAACCTTCTTGGTCTTTGCCGATTATTTACGCCCGGCTCTCCGCCTTGCAGCTCTGATGAAGCTTCCTTCAATCTATGTTTTTACCCATGATTCAATCTTTGTAGGGGAAGACGGCCCCACCCATCAGCCCATAGAACTTTTAGCCTCATTGCGGGCAATTCCGAATGTGCTTGTTTTACGCCCTGCCGATGCGGAGGAAACAGGGGAGGCGTGGAAGCAGGCTCTCTTACACAAGGACGGCCCCGTATGTTTAATCTTGAGCCGCCAAAATTTACCTGTCTTGGAAAAGAGCGATCTTTTTTGGAGGGAATCGATTAAAAACGGTGCATACATTGTAAAGGATGTAGAGGCTTCGGCCTCAGGCTGTACGGTAGGCAAGCAGGATAGAACTCCTGACGTAACGGTCTTGGCTACGGGCTCCGAGGTAAGTATGGTAGTAAAGGCTGCAAGTCTTGTAAAGGATAAAAAGGTCAGAGTTGTCTCCGTTATGTCGAAAGAAAGATTTGAAAACTCGCCAAAGGATTTTAAACATGGAGTTTTGGGCGGATGTAAAAAGCATATCCGTGTTATTACCGCAGAGGCCGGAGTCGCCCAAGGCTGGGAAGGCTGGACAGGCTGCAAGTGTGATAATTTTTCGATTGAGCGCTTCGGCACCTCAGCCCCCGGAGCCAAGGTTGCAGAACACCTAGGCTTTACGTCAGAAAACTTGGCAAAGCTGATAGAGAAGGGGTAA
- a CDS encoding HAD family hydrolase yields MKSPAMIIFDYGNTLIYEKELDLERAYKALYAQIYKNPEKIDFITFYKKGMAIFEKVKSRALQNDVEIHTHNFYNCLFQILNVEFNLSYTELELLFWEALAPCRAMPNIEKLLLFLEGKNIRTAVISNIAFSEKALTARINKYLPQNKFEFIIASSEYGFRKPDCLLFEAALKKACLSADEVWYCGDNPRADVIGSAALGIKPVLYTSSFACPYDNESRISPDFEFTKINDWDELIELIEG; encoded by the coding sequence ATGAAAAGCCCTGCGATGATTATCTTCGATTATGGGAATACTCTTATTTATGAAAAAGAGCTTGATTTGGAAAGAGCCTATAAGGCCCTTTATGCTCAAATTTATAAAAATCCCGAAAAAATAGATTTTATTACCTTTTATAAAAAGGGAATGGCTATTTTTGAGAAGGTAAAATCGCGGGCTTTACAAAACGATGTAGAAATACACACTCATAATTTTTATAATTGTCTTTTTCAAATCCTTAATGTAGAATTTAACCTATCCTACACGGAGCTGGAACTTCTTTTTTGGGAAGCTCTGGCACCGTGCAGGGCGATGCCTAATATCGAAAAACTTCTGCTCTTTTTGGAAGGCAAAAATATCAGAACTGCCGTCATAAGCAATATTGCTTTTTCGGAAAAAGCATTGACTGCAAGAATAAATAAATATCTTCCGCAAAACAAATTCGAATTTATAATAGCTTCGAGTGAGTACGGGTTTAGAAAGCCCGATTGCCTTCTTTTTGAAGCTGCCTTAAAAAAAGCCTGCCTTTCCGCCGATGAGGTTTGGTATTGCGGAGACAACCCGCGGGCCGATGTTATAGGCTCCGCCGCTCTCGGAATAAAACCTGTCTTATATACAAGCAGTTTTGCCTGTCCCTATGACAACGAAAGCCGTATTTCCCCCGATTTTGAATTTACCAAAATAAATGATTGGGACGAGCTGATAGAACTGATCGAAGGTTAA
- a CDS encoding S41 family peptidase has protein sequence MNKRITWINTIIFLTLLLAAIFFMPQRAPATSNSESDAGNADVNLRYLESVYKLLQENYVDEIDPAVLYKGAMEGMLNSLEDPYTSYIFKDTTAGHDLEDTTTGVFGGIGVHITKPNVSTPERPAYVEVASPIEGTPGWKAGLQPGDYIIEIDGVKTEEITQDEVLNMLRGKEGTQVTIKILRGKNLKFDLTLTRAIIEVPTIKYTKIGKDIAYIRLIEFNPNSAKRITEAIEKLQKEGCTKLIFDLKNNPGGLITSSIDVASIFLESGVVVSTKGRARNTNETYNVRRFAKRLPKDMPVVVLINEGSASASEIVAGALKDHKRAYLVGTRSYGKGLVQSVVQLSEKELVKLTIARYYSPSGANINKQGILPDLEVTRPSFTPDEEKSVLELLKTSKIANFTRSKPSLSKNEMIDFSKKLGKEYNVRHELILSLVKVEYYRSHESPVINEDDEQLQAAIELLKTKDVNALCKTTKTLFEMQEEEKAQTEEKAKTEDKK, from the coding sequence ATGAATAAAAGAATAACTTGGATAAATACTATTATCTTTTTAACTCTTCTGTTAGCGGCTATTTTTTTTATGCCTCAAAGGGCTCCTGCAACATCGAATTCCGAATCAGATGCAGGTAATGCCGATGTAAATTTAAGATATCTTGAGTCCGTGTACAAACTTCTTCAAGAAAATTATGTAGATGAGATAGACCCCGCCGTTTTATATAAGGGAGCTATGGAAGGAATGCTTAATTCTCTTGAAGACCCTTATACCTCTTATATTTTTAAGGATACAACGGCCGGCCATGATTTGGAGGATACTACAACCGGTGTTTTCGGGGGTATAGGTGTTCATATTACAAAACCGAACGTATCTACTCCTGAGAGGCCTGCCTATGTCGAGGTTGCAAGCCCTATAGAAGGAACTCCGGGTTGGAAGGCCGGACTTCAACCGGGGGACTATATTATCGAAATTGACGGAGTAAAAACCGAAGAGATTACCCAAGATGAAGTTTTAAATATGCTTCGGGGAAAAGAAGGTACTCAGGTAACGATAAAAATTCTTAGAGGAAAAAATCTAAAGTTTGATCTTACTCTGACTCGTGCCATAATCGAAGTTCCTACCATAAAGTATACAAAAATCGGAAAGGATATTGCCTATATACGTTTGATAGAATTTAACCCTAATTCGGCAAAGCGAATAACCGAGGCTATAGAAAAATTACAAAAAGAAGGCTGTACAAAGTTGATTTTTGATTTAAAGAATAATCCGGGAGGTTTGATTACAAGCTCTATTGATGTAGCGAGTATCTTTTTAGAATCGGGAGTTGTGGTTTCGACAAAAGGAAGAGCCCGCAACACAAACGAAACTTATAATGTCCGCCGATTTGCAAAAAGATTACCTAAAGATATGCCCGTAGTTGTTCTCATAAATGAAGGCTCTGCAAGCGCTTCCGAAATTGTGGCAGGTGCTTTAAAGGACCATAAGAGAGCCTATCTTGTAGGAACCCGCTCTTACGGCAAGGGCTTGGTGCAAAGTGTAGTTCAGCTTAGTGAAAAGGAGCTTGTGAAGCTTACTATAGCAAGATACTATTCTCCGAGCGGGGCAAATATAAATAAGCAGGGAATCCTTCCCGACTTGGAAGTTACAAGGCCTAGTTTTACGCCCGATGAAGAAAAAAGCGTCCTTGAACTTTTAAAGACTTCTAAGATTGCAAACTTTACACGGAGCAAGCCTTCTCTTTCAAAAAATGAGATGATAGATTTTTCCAAAAAGCTCGGTAAAGAATACAATGTAAGACATGAGCTGATTTTAAGTCTTGTAAAGGTTGAATACTACCGCTCTCACGAAAGTCCTGTAATAAATGAAGATGATGAACAGCTGCAAGCTGCAATAGAACTTTTAAAAACAAAGGACGTAAATGCTCTTTGTAAAACTACAAAAACTCTTTTTGAGATGCAGGAAGAAGAAAAAGCTCAAACTGAAGAAAAGGCAAAAACCGAAGATAAAAAATAA
- a CDS encoding WecB/TagA/CpsF family glycosyltransferase: MAVKRINFLNVPLDVLHEEDMEETVMSLLNKEGPQQIIFMTLWDVLRARHNGEFRNMVEKAALCLPVSKSLIRGARFLKKDVPVRRQQFSVVIDFLNVIDSHYKTLYLFGGRQESLLIAEKNVRSTFPGLRLVGRFAGYYHKSMEPHIISAISKAAPSVVIIGKGVPGGRKWIYRNKEHFNSGIFIRYANLIDIFSKFKKRPSEKLFNSGWDFIIPVLKNPFRIFTFFGYIWYNILLLFYRLFRKG, encoded by the coding sequence GTGGCTGTAAAAAGAATTAATTTTTTAAATGTTCCGCTTGATGTTTTGCATGAAGAAGATATGGAAGAAACCGTGATGTCTCTTTTAAATAAAGAAGGACCGCAGCAGATTATCTTTATGACTTTGTGGGATGTTCTTAGAGCTCGTCACAACGGAGAGTTTAGGAACATGGTTGAGAAAGCGGCTCTTTGTTTGCCGGTTTCAAAAAGTTTGATACGCGGAGCCCGCTTTTTAAAAAAAGATGTCCCTGTAAGAAGGCAGCAGTTTTCGGTAGTTATAGATTTTCTAAATGTAATAGATTCTCATTATAAAACTCTCTATCTTTTCGGAGGCCGGCAGGAAAGTCTTCTTATCGCCGAAAAAAACGTTAGAAGCACATTTCCCGGGCTGCGCTTGGTTGGCCGCTTTGCTGGTTACTATCATAAATCGATGGAACCCCACATTATTTCAGCTATTTCAAAGGCAGCCCCTTCCGTAGTCATTATAGGAAAGGGTGTCCCCGGCGGAAGAAAATGGATTTACCGCAACAAGGAGCATTTTAATTCCGGAATCTTTATCCGCTATGCAAACCTAATCGATATTTTTTCCAAATTTAAAAAACGCCCCTCCGAAAAACTTTTTAATTCCGGGTGGGATTTTATAATTCCCGTGCTTAAAAATCCTTTTAGAATATTTACTTTTTTCGGTTATATTTGGTATAATATTTTGCTCTTATTTTATAGACTGTTTAGAAAAGGGTAA
- a CDS encoding hemerythrin family protein — protein MSEIRYFEWEDSLSVGYNTIDLHHKKLLTIMGQFKNLFDLPQEEYKLKIGKILKSLSDYTYYHFEEEEKIMNEYGYPDLKKHAEIHKSFIKKIREAIIPLASGNIETGLKFYDFLGRWLVEHIAGADHEWSEYIHKEHPEAQF, from the coding sequence ATGAGTGAAATTAGATATTTTGAATGGGAAGACTCATTAAGCGTAGGGTATAATACAATAGATTTACATCATAAAAAACTTTTAACCATCATGGGACAGTTTAAAAATTTATTTGACTTACCTCAAGAAGAATACAAACTAAAAATAGGTAAAATACTAAAAAGTTTATCCGATTACACCTATTATCATTTTGAAGAAGAAGAAAAAATAATGAATGAATACGGTTATCCCGATTTAAAAAAACATGCAGAAATACATAAATCGTTTATAAAAAAGATAAGAGAAGCAATTATTCCTTTAGCTTCCGGAAATATCGAAACGGGTCTTAAATTTTACGATTTTTTGGGCAGGTGGCTTGTTGAACATATAGCCGGCGCCGATCACGAATGGTCGGAATATATCCATAAAGAACATCCCGAAGCCCAATTTTAA
- a CDS encoding 16S rRNA (uracil(1498)-N(3))-methyltransferase: protein MKQLIVSAGPDKDIIRLDKKDYNYLVSVRRVKEGQVLKVSLNGVKPASAEVFKINTEKKYIELKPLKEEVDLDAEPYKPRAEIILMQWLIKGNHMDIAVRQAAEAGCSLIVPVLGEFSVIKKENINQTERRERIIREARQQSGSLINTKILPAQELKAALDSVLEYTANRKTAFIMLSEKKIGLYSFFDCLSAETEAVVLAIGCEGGIGSKEIEFLKEHKFEEVHFNTNVLRAETAAIYSIAAAQVIMEEKGGCKKN, encoded by the coding sequence ATGAAGCAGCTGATTGTTTCCGCAGGGCCGGATAAGGATATAATCCGGCTCGATAAAAAAGATTATAACTATCTTGTTTCCGTGCGGAGAGTTAAAGAAGGGCAGGTCTTAAAAGTTTCTTTAAATGGAGTTAAGCCTGCCTCGGCTGAAGTTTTTAAAATTAATACCGAAAAAAAATATATAGAGCTTAAGCCTTTAAAGGAAGAAGTTGACTTAGATGCCGAACCTTATAAACCCCGTGCAGAAATTATTTTAATGCAATGGCTTATAAAGGGGAATCACATGGATATTGCAGTGAGGCAGGCTGCAGAAGCCGGCTGTTCGCTCATTGTTCCTGTTTTGGGAGAATTTTCTGTTATAAAAAAAGAAAATATAAATCAAACAGAAAGGCGCGAGCGTATTATCAGGGAGGCAAGGCAACAGTCAGGTTCCCTTATAAATACCAAGATTCTTCCTGCCCAAGAATTGAAGGCGGCTTTGGATTCGGTTTTGGAGTATACGGCAAACAGAAAAACCGCTTTTATAATGCTGAGCGAAAAAAAAATAGGCTTGTATAGCTTTTTTGACTGCTTATCGGCCGAGACCGAGGCGGTAGTGCTTGCTATAGGCTGTGAGGGCGGTATCGGTTCTAAAGAAATTGAATTTTTAAAAGAACATAAATTTGAAGAAGTGCATTTTAATACAAATGTGCTTCGTGCCGAAACGGCTGCAATTTATTCGATTGCGGCTGCTCAGGTTATAATGGAGGAAAAAGGTGGCTGTAAAAAGAATTAA
- the ettA gene encoding energy-dependent translational throttle protein EttA — protein sequence MAKTVDDKKIIYTMDRVSRTHGTKQVLKDISLSYFYGAKIGVIGSNGSGKSSLLRIMAGIDGDYTGEVSSAPGYTIGYLEQEPQLQSGKTVREVVSEGVQELVDLLAEFDKINEAFGDPDADMDKLMEKQAKVQEKLDATDAWNLDSRLDLAMEALRCPPADQVIDVLSGGEKRRVALCRLLLQKPDILLLDEPTNHLDAETVAWLERHLHQYAGTIICVTHDRYFLDNVAGWILELDRGEGIPWKGNYSSWLDQKQKRLALEEKGETERQKALKRELEWIGMSPKGRHAKSKARINEYEKLLAQGSKEKIKDSQITIPPGPRLGNLVIDVKNAAKHYGDRILFDKLNFSVPAGAIVGIIGPNGAGKTTLFKMIVGAAGFETPEGADQKRQIVKPDEGEIKIGDSVKLCYVDQTREKLDPNKTVWEQLSDGLDIIKLGASDGSSGVREVNSRAYCSWFNFSGQDQSRKVGVLSGGERNRLNLAMMLKEGGNVLMLDEPTNDLDVTTLRALEEALESFAGSVLVISHDRWFLDRVCSHILAFEADGEVVWFDGNWTEYAEWRREKYGKDADTPHRGVYRKLER from the coding sequence ATGGCAAAGACAGTAGACGATAAAAAGATTATTTACACAATGGATAGGGTTTCAAGAACCCATGGGACAAAACAGGTTTTAAAGGATATAAGCCTTTCTTATTTTTACGGTGCAAAAATAGGCGTTATAGGTTCTAACGGATCCGGTAAGTCAAGTCTCTTGCGTATTATGGCAGGGATTGACGGGGATTATACGGGCGAAGTTTCTTCGGCGCCCGGCTATACTATAGGTTATCTTGAACAGGAACCCCAGCTTCAAAGCGGCAAGACCGTTCGCGAGGTTGTTTCGGAGGGGGTTCAGGAATTGGTAGACCTTCTTGCAGAATTCGACAAGATAAACGAGGCATTCGGCGATCCCGATGCCGATATGGATAAACTGATGGAAAAACAGGCTAAGGTGCAAGAAAAGCTGGATGCAACAGATGCTTGGAATTTGGACAGCCGCCTCGACCTTGCTATGGAAGCCTTGCGATGTCCGCCCGCCGATCAGGTAATCGATGTGCTTTCAGGGGGAGAAAAAAGACGGGTTGCTCTTTGCAGGCTCCTTCTTCAAAAGCCCGATATTCTTTTATTGGACGAACCTACCAACCACTTGGATGCAGAAACGGTAGCATGGCTTGAGAGGCATCTTCATCAATATGCAGGAACAATTATCTGCGTAACCCACGACCGCTATTTTTTAGATAATGTTGCAGGCTGGATATTGGAGCTTGACCGCGGAGAGGGCATTCCGTGGAAGGGCAATTATTCAAGTTGGCTCGATCAAAAACAAAAAAGACTTGCCCTTGAAGAAAAGGGAGAAACGGAACGCCAAAAGGCTTTAAAACGGGAGCTTGAATGGATTGGTATGAGCCCCAAGGGAAGACATGCCAAGAGCAAGGCCCGTATCAACGAGTACGAAAAACTTTTAGCCCAAGGCTCAAAAGAAAAAATAAAGGATTCTCAGATTACCATTCCGCCGGGACCGAGACTGGGGAACTTGGTTATAGATGTTAAAAACGCCGCAAAGCATTACGGCGACAGAATTCTCTTCGATAAACTTAATTTTTCGGTTCCTGCGGGAGCCATAGTAGGTATTATAGGTCCGAACGGTGCCGGTAAGACAACCCTCTTTAAGATGATAGTCGGGGCTGCTGGTTTTGAAACTCCTGAAGGAGCCGATCAAAAAAGGCAGATCGTAAAACCCGATGAGGGTGAAATCAAAATAGGGGACTCGGTAAAACTTTGTTATGTAGATCAAACAAGAGAAAAACTTGATCCTAACAAGACCGTTTGGGAGCAGCTTTCAGACGGGCTTGATATTATAAAGCTGGGAGCCTCAGACGGTTCTTCCGGTGTACGCGAGGTAAACTCAAGGGCTTATTGTTCTTGGTTTAACTTTTCGGGGCAAGACCAGTCCCGCAAGGTAGGCGTGCTTTCAGGCGGAGAGAGGAACAGGCTTAATTTGGCTATGATGCTAAAAGAAGGCGGAAATGTTTTAATGCTCGACGAGCCTACAAACGATTTGGATGTTACCACTCTTCGAGCTTTGGAAGAAGCCCTTGAAAGTTTTGCAGGTTCAGTCCTCGTCATAAGCCATGACCGCTGGTTCTTGGACAGGGTTTGCTCCCACATCTTGGCCTTTGAAGCTGACGGCGAAGTTGTCTGGTTTGACGGCAACTGGACGGAATATGCCGAATGGAGACGCGAAAAGTACGGTAAGGATGCCGATACTCCACACAGAGGCGTCTACAGAAAACTTGAAAGGTAG
- a CDS encoding CPBP family intramembrane glutamic endopeptidase translates to MNKAYKRVIKELLIICTLLVIMFLFIHIGLNRLIIPFLRRYHNKLYYILLYKYQGSLIYIFIFIINILIFLPFSPYKITILFKYHKINIKLLIGMIFCIIAISSALYIFTEISNIISMVKDFISLLNGNIKFSYTAIFESKNLLPFKINVFSLVISLMLAPIVEEIVFRGVVYNRLKIVTSVFASIIISSLLFAFFHVPKYGLNITVVNIMIHGIFYAYSYEKTQTLWCPIFLHFIYNCFVNLFFTPIGKYFHKYADISISILIVIIGCIIMIKTSKSAEKF, encoded by the coding sequence ATGAATAAAGCATATAAGCGGGTAATAAAAGAACTTCTTATCATTTGTACTCTTCTTGTAATTATGTTTTTATTTATTCATATAGGACTTAATCGTCTTATTATACCTTTTCTTCGCCGTTATCATAATAAATTATATTATATATTATTATATAAATATCAAGGTTCCTTAATCTATATTTTTATATTTATTATAAATATTCTTATATTTTTACCATTTTCTCCTTATAAAATAACTATCTTATTTAAATATCACAAAATAAATATTAAACTGCTAATAGGTATGATTTTTTGCATTATTGCCATATCTTCGGCTCTTTATATCTTTACAGAGATATCAAATATAATCAGCATGGTAAAAGATTTTATTAGCCTTTTAAATGGAAACATAAAATTTTCATATACCGCTATTTTTGAAAGTAAAAATCTTTTACCTTTTAAGATAAATGTATTTAGCTTAGTGATAAGTTTAATGCTTGCTCCAATAGTTGAGGAAATTGTATTTAGAGGAGTTGTATATAATAGATTAAAAATAGTTACATCAGTTTTTGCTTCTATTATAATTTCTTCCCTTTTATTTGCATTTTTTCATGTGCCTAAATATGGCCTAAATATAACCGTTGTAAATATAATGATACATGGAATTTTTTATGCATACAGCTATGAAAAAACACAGACTCTTTGGTGCCCTATATTCCTACATTTTATTTATAATTGTTTTGTAAACTTGTTTTTTACGCCGATAGGTAAATACTTTCATAAATATGCGGATATTTCTATTTCAATTTTAATTGTTATTATAGGATGTATAATAATGATAAAAACATCTAAAAGCGCGGAAAAGTTTTAA